CCAGACTTCAGCCTGACGATGAAAGGTCCCGTGGCCGAAGTGGCGCGGGGCAGCGTGAGCCCCTCGTTCCTGCGCGGGCTCAAGTAAGGCCGGCGGTCACCGTCAGGCGCCATTCGTCAATCGGCAAGAAAGAGCACGGTGGTTCCTGCTATTCTTACGATTGACGGATGATGTATGACGACCGACGCACTCCACTCCAAACTCGACCATTTGCCGCCGAATCCAGGCGTCTATCTCTTCAAGGACCAGGCCGGCGACTATCTCTACGTCGGCAAGGCCGCGTCGCTGGCCGACCGTGTCCGCTCATACTTTCAACGCACCGCCGACCACAGCCCCAAAACGACGCTGCTCGTCAGCCAGATTGCCGATCTGGAAACCATCGTCACCCGGTCGGAACTCGAAGCCCTCATCCTCGAAAGCAATCTGATCAAGCGGCACCGGCCCCGTTTCAACATCGTGCTGCGTGACGACAAGCAGTACCCCTATCTCCGCCTGCCGGTCAAAGAGCGGTTCCCCCGCCTCTCCATTGTCCGGCGCGTCCAAAAAGACGGCGCCCTCTACTATGGCCCCTACACCCCGGCCGGCGCACTCCGCGAAACGCTGAAGGTCATCAAGAAAGCCTTTCCGCTGGCGACCTGCACCATCGACATCGACGGGACGGCGGAGCGGGCCTGCCTGGAATTCGAGATCAAGCGGTGCATGGCGCCCTGCACCGGCAACCAATCGCAGGAGGAGTACCACAAGATCGTCAGCCAGGTTCGGCAGTTTCTGGAAGGGCGCGATCGTGAATTGCTGGACGAATTGCGGGCCGGCATGGACGCCGCCGCGGAACGGGAGGAGTTCGAAGAAGCGGCGAGGATTCGTGACCGGCTCTTCAAGATCGAGCGGACGCTTGAAAAACAGCGCATCACCCAGACCGCATCGACGGATCAGGACGTCATCGGCCTTGCCCGGCAAGGCACCGCCGTGGATCTGCAGTTGCTCTTCGTGCGCGGCGGGCTCTTGATCGGCCGGAAGGATTTCTTCTGGCCCCAGTCTGCCGATGTGAGCGACGAGGACCTGGTCCGATCGGCCATCGAACAGTTTTACAATAAGGACGGCCAACCGCCGAAAGAACTCCTCGTTCCCGCAGCCCTCGCCGACGCCGAACTGATCGAACAATGGCTCAGCGACAAACGGGGATCCGGCGTGAAGGTCCTCGCTCCGGAGCGCGGCACGAAACATCAGCTGGTATTGCTGGCGGAAGAAAATGCCGCCGCAGCAGTAGCCGATCATCTCAGAGACGAAGCCCTCGACCTTCAGGCGGTCGAAGACCTGAAACGGTTGCTCCACCTCGACAAGGCTCCCAGACGGATCGAAGGATTCGACATCTCCAACACAATGGGCCAACAGTCCGTCGCCTCAATGGTCGTGTGGGAAGACGGCCAGATGAAGAAGGCGGATTATCGCCGGTTCAAAATCCAGACAGTGACGGGCGCCAACGACTTCGCCAGCATGCAGGAAGTCGTCGCCCGGCGGTATGGAACATCAGAGGATTTGGCCCGCCCCGATTTGATCCTGATCGACGGAGGGCTCGGACAACTGGCCGCCGCCATGGAAGGGCTGAAGCAGGCCGGCCACCATGACCAAGCCATTATGGGCCTGGCCAAGGCGCGCGGTGAAAAAGATGAGCGCATCTTTCTGCCCGGCCGGAAGAATCCCATCCTCTTGAGACCGAATGCCCCGGCTACGCACCTGGTGCAACGCATCCGCGACGAAGCGCACCGGTTTGCCTTGGGCTACCATCGCAAGCTCCGCGGCAAAGCCTTGATCGCGTCAAAGCTGGATCACATCATCGGGATCGGCGAGATCAGACGGACCACCTTGCTGAAACAGTTCGGCAGCGTCGATGCGCTGGCCGCGGCCAGCGACAGTGCCCTCGCAGAGGCCGGCCTCGACGCCACCACCATCGCGGCTCTCCGCAACACCCTCACCTAATCGTCGCGCAGACTTAAAAAAGGAATTTGACGCTAACCGTCCCCAAATGGACAAAGGCGTGATAGGTTCCGTTGACCGTAGGATTCTGATTTCCCGCCACCGTATGCGGCTCGTAAAACCATTCCTGATAGGCCACATCAAACCCCATGGCCTTGGGCCACACAGCCGACTCGCCTCCGCAGGGAACGATTCCTAGAAACCGGCCACCCTTTCTGCACAGAAACCCTGCCCCAAGTGAGAGCGTGTTAGATGACAGGGAAATAGTCGCCGGATTAAACGTCAGATCCGGCACAGGGTTTTCGGTTCTGGTATAGCCGGCCCGGGCCGATATGTTCCAATGCCGCAACCACGCAGGATTGAGCCACGTATATTCCGTCCCGACCGCCACGACCTGGACGGTCTTCCACTGTTGAGGCTGAGGCACCGTGACACCATTGGATAGACGCACGTCCAGATTCTGATTGGATTTCCAGACGACATAGTCCACATCCAGTTCCAGCTTCCATTCCCGCTCACTGGTGCGCACCGGCCAGACCGCCACCGCCGCGGTATAGATCGGCGGAAGGGCGAGGCTTGTGGAAGCCTCAGCGACTTTCGCGCCATTGACCAACAGCGCGCCATGCAACGGAAGCACGGCCTGGCTGCGATAGACCAGGCCAATCGAAGCGAGGGGTTTGCCCTCATGGTTTTTGATCGGGGCATACAAGAGGCTGGCATTCATCCCCACGCCAGTCCCTTTCCCGTTGAGTTCCACCGAAGCCCCGGCTGGAATGCCATAGAGCCCCGCCCCAACTTGCCGCTGTTCGACCTGGCCTTCCCCTAGAAAATTGGCAAACGTATAGATATCGGCCCCGAGGCCGATGGACAGATCGTCCGTCACTTTGTAGGCCACCGTCGGCTTGATATCGATCAGGGGTAAGGTTGCAACCGTTGCCGCCGTGTTAAACGGCCCATCGACGGGATAGCGCGTATTCAACCCGAAGGGAGAAGTCAGTCCAAGCCCCACCGTCATCCGCGAGAGGCTCGCCAACCCAAGCGCGCCCAAATTGGCACTGAAATAAGCATGACTCGGTGGAGGGAATACGGCACTGCCCCCCATATCACCGCGAATATCGGCCCCGGATATATTCTTATACTTTACCGACCCACCAAGCAGAGCGGTCCCCCCAATAGCTTGAATTCCCTCAACCTGTGTCAGCCCAGCTGGGTTGTAATGAATCGCGGATGCATCGTCTGCCTGCGCGGCAAAGGCATTCCCTTGGCCAACAGCGGCAGCCCCTTGTGGTTGAAACCGAAGGGCTTGCGCGAGAGCCGTCCGAGGGGAACTGAAACACATGGCGCACAGGCACAGGAGCGCAATCCCATACCGCATCCGATACCCCAGGCAATTGCTGACACTGTTCATATTCGGCTTCATAACGCCACCGGCATATTGCCCTCTCCCCATACATCACGGTAGTGCCACTTGGTAGTAGCTTGGCCTTCTATCTCTCTCCCACAGTCCTCACGCCCGTCTCCAGACCCCATTGTTCTTCCCTTCCCCCCCGTGCTAGGCTTCCCTTGTCATCCGACCAGGAGGGACTAATGGCTTACGCCCGGAACAAACGCCCCTTCCCAGGAGAGCTGTTCGCTCGCCTCTCGAAATCCGAATGCGAAGGCTTCATTGAACTTCTCCACTACACCGCGGAATCGGACAATGTCGATGACGTCAAATCGGTCCTCGTCCGATTTCAGCATCTCTTTCCGTTTACCAGAGTGATCGGCGGATTGGCGAGGTTGGGTCCCACGGGAACGTTCGAAGGATTTACGAATGTCCTCAATGCCAGCTACCCGGAAGAATGGCTGCGTCTCTACTGGCAAAAAGGTTATTTCGACGTCGATCCGGTCTTCCAAACCGCGCTGCAGAAGCCAGGCACCCAACACTGGGCCAAAACGTACAACACCGGCGCGTCGGAAAAACAACAGGAGTTCATCGCGGCCGCCAAAGAGTTCGGGCTCGGGGACGGCATTACAACCGGATCCATCGATTCGGCATGCGGCATCGCGACCTTCTGCTCATTCGCCTCGGCAGGGCCCGTTGATGCCGAACGGTACCTCCAGTTGATCGAGTATTTCGGCTACCATATTCATCTCGCCCTGCTTCGAACCGCGCCTCCCCATTCTCAAAACCTTGATCAATGCGTCCGGGAATTAACACTGCGTGAGATGACGATCTTGAACTGGATGAAAAACGGGAAGACCAATGGAGAAATTGGTCAAATCCTCGGCGTCACCGAACGAACGGTCCGGTTTCACGTGGGGAGCATCTTCTCGAAACTCGACGTGACATCCCGATCGCAAGCCGTTGCAACCGCCATCGAGCACGGGCTCCCCAACGTCGTCTAACAACTGCGGCCTTTCGCAATCCGGCTTCGGGCCTCGGCCTGGGATCAATTACCCGCCCGCTGCACCTGCCTGCACCAGCTCCTGATTCGTGCAGGCCAATGCCTGACGCCCCGTCACTACAACTCCGTCCATTGTTTGAATAGTCGACATCCATTGCAGGAATTCTGGACGCCTTCTGGCATTCTGTTCATCGAACTGCATCATGTCGTAGACCGCCGCCACAGAACTCGCTCCTGCCGGCGGGAGCGAGACCGGCGCGCCTAACGGCTCACAGGGGAATCCCAACGCGCGCAATACCCTGAGGAATCGATGCTCCACCTCCAGATAGTAGTATCGAACGTTGTTCTCAACCGCCCACTGATACACGCCTTTCAACACCGCAAGCATGATCCTGGCCGACAGTCCTTTGTCGCGGATTTCCGGCGTGACCGCCAAGCGAGTGATTTCGGCAGTATCGGACGTCTTTCTCACCCGGTGGCCGGGAGGAAGGAGTGCGGCAAGATCATGCTCCAGCATAAATGGCCCGGACGAAGGGAGTAATCGGGCCATTCCAACGACCATTCCGTCCGCGCGCACCAACCCGATCGTCGTTCCCCAGACATCGTACAAATCGATCTCTTTCCCATCACTTGACGGCAACACCCATCGCAAGGTTTCCGCAAACACCCGATGTCGAAGCCGATAGGACTGATCCAGCTCCGGGCCGTGCAATGTTCTCACAACATAATCCTCTTCTCGAAATGCAATGTCTTTCAACTCTGGCATATCGCCCTCCCCTGTTTGGCCTCGCTTGAGGCGTTCGTGTAAGGGCACGATATGGAGAAAGCACGTGAATTGGTCACCTGGCGGATCCGCCAGGTGACAATTCTCGTCACTCTCCACTACCCTCCCCTCACACAGCGCAAGTATTCAGATCGATAGAGTCGCTCACTCGGAGAAGGATGGAATATGAATCGCGACGGGCACGACTTATTTGTGATCACCGGCGGGCGGCCAACGTCTCCACGCCCCTCGCGACAGAGACCCGGCATCAGAGGCCTTGCACCCGCACACCAGTTAGACGAATCGCTGTCTGTTTCGTTTGTTTCGATGGAGGAGCGCTTGAGCCAGCTGCTGGAGGATCGCGAACGGATGGGGCGCGACCTGCATGACTCGGTGCTGCAATCCCTCTATGCCATTGGCCTCAGCCTAGAGACCGCCAGAAAGATCAGTCCGCCGCTGTCGCCGGAAGCGACCCAGGCCAGCACCCATGCGATTGAGCAACTCAACCGATTAATCCATGAGGTGCGGGGGACGATCCACCGTCTCAAAGACGGCAGGATTCAGAACTTTGATTTGGCGGTAGAGCTAGCCAATCTCCAGCACACCTACGAGCAGGTCGGCGGCATCTCCATCACGCTGAACCTGCAGCCGGGCGCGATGGACCTGCTCACCATGGAAGAAGAACAAGACATCCTGCACATCGTCCGGGAGGCCTTGAGTAACTGCGTCCGCCATGCGCAGGCCACACACGCCTCCATCTCGCTCCGCCTGCGCGGCACCCGCCTGCGCCTCACCATCAGCGACGACGGAATCGGCTTCTCAACTGCGGCCCTTCCATGCAGAGGCTACGGCCTCACCAACATGGAGGCCCGCACGAAAAAACTCGGGGGGATGCTACGCGTGCAATCAAAACCGGGCGAGGGTACCCGTCTCACCGCGGAGCTTCTCCTGGAACCCGTACTGACACCCTTATGAAACACACTCGCACAACTATTCTCATCGTTGACGATCATGAAGTCGTCCGCCAGGGACTCCGAACTCTGTTGAGCCTAGAACAAGACCTCCACATAGTCGGGGACGCCTCAACGGTCGCCGAGGCACTGACGGAAACGGCCAGGCTTCGTCCGCACGTGGTTCTGTTGGATATGAAATTGCCGGATGGGACAGGGCCCGAAGCCTGCAGCCGACTACTGGCGCTTGCTCCCGACACCCGCATACTAATGTTGACCAGCTTTGCAGAAGAAGCGATGGTCGTGAGTGCCGTACAAAGCGGAGTGCATGGCTATCTGTTAAAAGACGTTCGCGCCACCGATCTGGTTCAGGCAATTCGAACGATTGCCGGCGGGCAGAGTTATCTCGATCCGCGCGTCGCCCAGCAAGCCCTCAGCTGGATTCGACACCAGAACAAGCCTGATCACCCAACGCCCCCCCAAGGGCTCGAACAGCTCTCCCCGCAAGAACGAGCCATTCTGCCCCTCCTCGCCGAAGGAAAAACCAACAAGGAAATTGCCGCGCGGTTGCGGCTAAGCGATAAGACCATCAAGAACTATTTGGCCCATATTTTCGACAAGTTACAGGTCAGCAGGCGAACGGAAGCCGTCGCCTGGTACATAAAAATGAGCCGGTCAAGCCCTATAGACCAGATCAGCTAGTTCCGTACCCCCCCCCTTTATTGCTACTACTCCCCCCTAGCATTTCTTTGAGCGATCATACTATCCTACCGCTGAAAATTGGCCGCTACCGGTAGCTAGCCGGAGGGAGCACAGAACGACAGCGCTCCTCCGAAGCATCAACACCGGCACGAGACAACATCGATGAGCCCCCCTCACGATCACCTCACTCCGCAATGGGTGGAATCCCCAACGGATGCTATGGACCTTGCCCGGATGGAAATCCGCACGGATCAATCCGTCCAGGCCGTCCCATCCGATGCGTCCACAGACTCCGAACGCGCCCTCCAAGACCTGCAGCGAACGTTTGACCAACGCCTTCAGGAGCGAACCAGGGAACTCAACCAAACCATTCACCACCTGCAACAGGAAATCATGCGCCATCAAGCGACTGAGGCCCTCCTCGCGGCGCGCGAACTCCGATACCGTCTGCTCTATGAACAGAACCCCTCCATGTATTTCACGCTCGATCCGAGCGGCCGCATTCTGTCTGTCAATCAATTCGGCGCCACCGCGCTCGGCTATCGGCCCGGCGAGCTGATCGATCGGTCGGTTCTGTGCGTCTTTCATCCGGATGATCATCAAACCGTGCTCACCCAGTTGCACCTGTGCGCAAGCAGCCCCGAAACGACCTTTGACTGGGAAATTCAGAAAATTCGAAAGGACGGGAGCCAGCTGTGGGTCAAAGAACGGGCGCGACAGGTTACCGATCCGCACGGGCATCCCATGATCCTGGTGGTCTGCGAAGACATGACCGATCGGCGGGAAGCGGAGGCCACCCTTCGGAAGAGTGAAGAACGGTTCCGGCAAATTGCCGAGACCATCGAAGAAGTCGTATGGTCTGCCGACCCAAGCATCGGCAAAATGTTGTATATCAGCCCGGCCTACGAGCGCATCTGGGGGCGCTCCTGCGCCAGCTTGTATGCGGAACCCAAATCCTTCATTGAGGCTATTCATCCCGATGATCGCCCACGTGTGGTGAAAGAACTCATTGCGCAGCAGGAAGGACGGCTCTTTGCCCACGAATACCGAGTGCTACGTCCGGACGGGACCATCCGCTGGGTCTGGGACCGGGGATTTCCCGTTGTGGATCAGGCAACCGGCCTGCTCACACACTATGTGGGCGTGGCCTTGGATATCACCGAGCGCAAGCAGGCCGAAGAAGCGCTCCGGGAGAGCCAAACCCGGCTCGCCTTTGTGCTCTCCCACTCTCCCGCCGTCATTTACACCGCGGCCGCTTCTGGAGAGTTTGGGGCCACCTTCGTCTCCGCGAATATCACCGCACAACTCGGATACGAGCCGCAGGAATTTACGAACGATCCCCGATTCTGGGTCGATCGGATTCATCCGGACGATGCTCCGGAGATTTTCAAGCGTCTTTCCGCTCTCTTTGCTCAAGGAACGCTGGCCCACGAATACCGCTTTTTAAACAAGCAGGGCCAGTACCGCTGGATGCATGATGAAGTCGTTTTGATTCGAGACCCTGACGGCCATCCTGTCGAACTGCTCGGCTCCTGGCTCGACATCACCGAGCGCAAGCAGACCGAAGAATTGCTGCGCGTGAGTGAAGAGCGGTTTGCCAAAGCCTTCCGGTCGAGCCCCCATCCCGTCATCGTCACGGAACGTGAGACGGGACTCTGCCTGGAGGTCAACGACGCGGGGCTCGCCCTGTTCGGCTATCGACGGGAGGAAGTGATCGGCCAGACCGTGCCAACCTTGAGATTGTGGGCGACCCCCGAGGATCGCGCCCAGTTTTTTGCGCGGCTGGCCCAGGCGGGAACCTTCCGCAATGTCGAAATGGAATTTTATACGAAAGACCGCACACCCCGGCAATGTCTGGTCTCCTGCGAACCGATCGAGATCGACGGGAAGGCCTGCCTGGTGACGGTGGGAACCGACATCACGGAACAAAAGCGGGCCGAAGAGGCTGTCCGCCTCCAAGAGCGCATCCTGCAGCAGGCGAGAGAGGAGCGTGAACGCATCAGCCAGGACCTGCACGATAACATCTTGCAATCTTTGTACGCGGTCGGCATGCAGCTGGAGGCCAGCAAGCTGGTGGCCGGCACCTCGGCGAGAAAATCCAAGACCCATGTCACGCAGGCCATCGCCCAACTCAATCAGCTCGTTCAGGAAGTGCGCCACTTCATCGCCTTGCTGCACCAACGCAACGCGCCGAACATGGATTTTGAGCGCACACTGCGCCAATTGGCCGACTCATTTTCCTCCGCCGGACACAATGCCCCTACCCTGACCATCCAGCCGGAGGCCATCCCGCTGATCACGGCCACTATGGGAGAGCAGCTCGTGAGCATCGCGCGCGAAGCCCTCAGCAACAGCATGCGCCATGCCAAGGCCAGCACGCGATCCATGACCCTGCGCTTCATCGGCTCAATTATCCAATTGCGTATCACCGACGACGGCATCGGCTTCAAGCCAGGCCAGAAGCGCCGGCGGGGCCAGGGGCTGAGAAACATGGCCACACGCGCCGCACACATCGGCGCCCGTTTTCTGCTGGCCAGCACGCCAGGACAAGGCACAAGTGTCATCGTCGAGGTCCCGCTAGAAAGGCCGCATGAGCCAGGCACAATCTAAACCCACTAAACCCATTCGGATCCTGCTCGTCGACGACCATGAAGTGGTCCGTATCGGGCTGAGCGCCGTGCTCAATTTGACGCCCGGCATGAAAGTGGTCGGCCAAGCCAGCAAAAAGGACGAGGCGCTCAGGCAATGCGCGCGGCTGAAACCCGACATCGTGCTCCTCGATATCCGCTTGCCCGATGGCAACGGCGTGGACGCGGCGGGAGACATCTTGGCGGTCAGCCCCTCATCCCGCGTCCTGTTCCTCACCAGCTTTGCGGATGAGCATACCGTCGAAGAAGCGAGCCTGTCAGGCGCCCACGGGTATCTGCTGAAGGACATCGCCTCGCAGGCCCTGGTCCGCGCCATCAAAACCGTCGCCGCCGGCCAGCCCCTCACCGATTCCCGGATCACGCACCATGCGCCCGGCTGGCGAACGCCCTCCCCCTCGGCGCCCAGCCCGTCGAAACGTCCGCTGCTGTCGCCGCAGGAGCAGCGCTTGCTCCCCCTGGTTGCCGCAGGATATACGAATAAAGAAATCGCCCAGTCCTTAACCCTCAGTGAAAAAACCGTGAAGAATTATTTGGCCAACATTTACTCCAAGCTTCAAATCAGCCGCCGGTCTCAAGTCGCCACCTTCTTCGCCAGCAGTTTCAGGGGCACCCCGCTCTCCTGAGCCCCTACCGTCACCGTCCTCCCCCTCCACCTGAACACCCTGGACACCCCCACCGCTCAAGATTCTCGACGCAGACGCCGATAGCAGGAGAGACATGCGGCCCCATAGGCATTCGCAGATCCTTCTGACACATCATGACTGATACGGTCCCCCTTTCAATCCTCTATCTGGGCCCTCAGAGTCCGCTCACGGCGCAGATCGGCTCGTGGCTGGCCACTCATCTTCCTGGTCCGCACACGGTCCGCATGACTCACACGCTGGCCGATGCCCTCGAACATCTCCAGGCCCAGCGAGTCGATCTGGTCCTGCTCGATCTCAAGAGCCAGGAACGGCCGGGTCAGGATCTGCTCCACACAATCCATGCCGCCTCGCCCACCAGCGCGCTTCTCGCGCTGGTGCTGCATACGGACGATAGCTCCGCCTTTGACGCGCTTCGCCGGGGCGCTCACGAAGTCCTGGCCATCACCTCATCGACCCACGCTGACGCCTGCCGGGCCATCGCCCGAGCCCTCGCACGCACAGGAAAACAACCGCCCGCGTTCATGCGGCCGAGCACGGCGCCTCCCGCATCGCTCAAGCCAGACCGGCTGATTCATGACCTCAATAATCTCCTCACCTCGATCAATGGATTTGCGGATCTCCTGCTGACGCGCCTCGCGCCGCAAGACCCTGCCCGTACAAGTGCGGAGCATATTGTCACAGCCGGGAAACGAGCCGCGGCACTGCTCAAGGCCCATGCGCCAGTCCCGCACTCCGCTTCCACGGCGCCCCCCGCGCCGATCATGCAGCCGCCTGCCATCACCGCCAAAGCCGCCTAATCCATCGGGCCATCGGCCCGCGCCATTCGCGGTCTAGAATTGACAGCCTGGCGCACGCACCTTAGGATACGCGGCAGGCGCGCCCGCTACGGTGGCGCATGCATCATTGAGGAGGCCTGATGTCCAGCGAGCATTCTTCCCCGTCCCCAACCCATGCCAAACCATCCCATTCACCCTGGCACAGAATCGAGCAAGGCTTCGAGTTTGCCGTGTTCCACAGCCGGTGGATTCAAGCCCCGCTCTATTGCGGGCTGATCGTGGCGGAACTGCTCTATGCCTATAAATTCCTGGTCGAATTGTGGGAAATGCTGCTCCACGTCAACCAGAGCAAAGAAGTCGAATTCATGCTCGGCGTCCTCGGATTGATCGATGTCACGATGGTGGCGAATCTGCTCACGATGGTCATTATCGGCGGCTATGCGACGTTCGTCAGCAAGCTCGACCTGGAAGGCCATCCTGACCGGCCCGACTGGCTGGGGCATGTGGATCCCGGCACGATCAAGGTGAAACTGGCGGCCTCACTCATCGGCATCTCCAGCATCCACCTCTTGAAAGCCTTCGTCGATATCGAGAATGAGAACCTTGACCACATCAAGTGGAAGATCTTCATCCACATGACCTTCCTCGGCTCAGCCATTCTGCTGGCCTGGACCGACAAGATCATGCAAAAGGATAAAAAGCACTGAGAAAGAGACGTCTCTCGTGACGTGCCGTTCGCACAATACGAGAAGCGCGTCACGAATGACGAAGCAGGATGGTTACTCCCATGCGGCGGTGAGCCGCCCCTCGGCGTCCTGCCACTGAGGCATCCAGGCGAGCGCCACGACCTTCACCACGATGTTGGCCTTCGTGGGTTTCAGCGACACAACCTCCAGCCTTTCCGTGAGGGGATCGATGGCCGCAGCCAATGCGTCGGCTTCGGCCTTGAACTGTGCTTCCAGATCGGCCAATTGCTGTTGCAAGGCCGCGACATTTTCCTCTGCGTGCCCCACGTCCTGCGATTCCTTCATCACCCGGCCCGCGCTCCTGACCGCCGTCGTCGCCCGCCCGATGTTCGTCGCGCTGATCGTCTTGCGCCCGAGAAACGCGCCGAGGATTGAGGCTCCGACCGAGATCGCGGCCTGGATCTGACTGGACCGGGCTTCCGCCTGCTGCCGTTCTTTCATCTGCTCCGCCCGCCGAAGGCGATCTTGCAGCACCGCGATCTTGGGCGCGTATTTCTTCCGCAAACTATCCGATTGCTGATCCCGCAGCTCCCGGCCGGCCTGCTGAAGACGGACGCGGAAATCCCGCTCAGACTCGCCGGGGCGGGAGAGTTCCTTCGTGCTCGGACTCCTCAAGAGCTCTAGTTTATGGGTGCGAAAGAGCCACCCCGCAAAATCCTTGTTCCACGTGTCGTAGTGTTTCCCCTTTGCCGCGGGAGCGGGAAGCGCCGCAAACCGGGCACTCTCTACCGGAGACTTCTCCAGATCCGCGACCGCGATCGATGCCGCCGTCGCATGCTCCCACTCCACCGGCACCGCTCCGTCAACAATCGGCGCCAGCCTCGCCACATCCTCCGCCACATCGATCGCTGCTTTGCTGTCGGCCAAGCGGATTTGCGCAACGCCCAACACCATCGGCTGATAGACCACCGTGCTCCCGCCAGGCTGGCTGCCGCGCAGCGGAATGAAATATTGCGGCACATCGGGAGGCAGCATCGGACGGGCAACGCCAGGCGACAGGCCAGAGGCACGAGGCGCGGGTGAAGACGAACCGATCTGACGGCTCTGCCCCTGTTCGCTACCCCTAGCCTCTACCCCCTTGCCCTTCACCTCGCTCATCAGCGTCTTGATCTGGGTCCTGGTCAGGGGCCCACGCAGATAGGAAAGCGTCCACCTCGTTTGAAACACTTCGGGGGCATCCTCGTGAACGTTGTTCAAAAGAAACACCCGATTGCCCAACCCGGCGAGAAGCTGCTCCATCCGCTGCCGGTCAAATTTCTTCCCCGAGCTCGCCGCGGCCCCCTCCAACCCCTCCAGCACCCGCGCCTTGTCCCGCTCCGTCTGCAACCGGCCGATGAACCAGGTGCCGGTATTGGCAAGCCCCTTGTAATCGAGATCGACCGGGTTCTGCGTCGCGAGCACCACGCCGAGACCATAGGCCCGCGCCTGTTTGAGCAAGGTGAGCAGCGGTTGTTTAGACGGAGGATTGGCGACCGGCGGAAAGTAGCCGAAGATTTCGTCCATGTAGAGAATCGCCCGCAGGCTGGTCGTGCCGGACTGTGCCCGCACCCAACCCAGCGTCTGGCTCAACAGCAGCGTGACAAAGAACATGCGCTCGGCGTCGTTCAAATGCGCGATCGAGAAAATAGCCAGGCGCGGCTTCCCGCTGGGCGCATACAACATCTGCCCCACGTCGAGTGCTTCGCCCTCCAGCCAGGCACTGAACCCCGGCGCCGCCAATAAGTTATTCAACTGCATGGCCAAGGCAAACCGATCCTTCGACGGATAGAACGAGTCCACATCCAGCACGCCGATCTTCGTCATAGGCGGCGCCTGGATCTGGTGGATGAGCGATGCCAGATCCAGATCCTGCCCCGCCTTCCAGGTGCGATCGAGGATCGTGGAGAGGAGAATGTGCTCGCGGCTCTTGATCGGGTCGGCGTCCACGCCGATCAATCCCAGCAGGCTGGTGACAGTCGTCCCGATACGCTCGCGCAGCATCTCCGCGTCATCGAGAATCTCCGACGACGGCGCCGCGAAGGATTTGAGGATCGAGACGGGAATGCCGGCGTTGCTCCCCGGCGTATAGACCGCCACATCGGCGGCCTCACGCAACTTTTGAATCCGCTCGCCGCTCTGCCCCCAGTCGGCCAGCCCCTTCTTCCACAGATCGGCCTGCGCCTGCGCGTACTCGGCTGTTGAGAGGCCCTTCTTGCGCGCATCATCTTCGTTCACCCAGGGTGCAAAGTCTTCACCCCGTAATTGCGGGAAAGTGAGGAGCAGATTCGCCAGGTCGCCCTTGGGATCGATGATGAGGGCGGGAATCCCGTCAATCG
The nucleotide sequence above comes from Nitrospira sp.. Encoded proteins:
- the uvrC gene encoding excinuclease ABC subunit UvrC, with the translated sequence MTTDALHSKLDHLPPNPGVYLFKDQAGDYLYVGKAASLADRVRSYFQRTADHSPKTTLLVSQIADLETIVTRSELEALILESNLIKRHRPRFNIVLRDDKQYPYLRLPVKERFPRLSIVRRVQKDGALYYGPYTPAGALRETLKVIKKAFPLATCTIDIDGTAERACLEFEIKRCMAPCTGNQSQEEYHKIVSQVRQFLEGRDRELLDELRAGMDAAAEREEFEEAARIRDRLFKIERTLEKQRITQTASTDQDVIGLARQGTAVDLQLLFVRGGLLIGRKDFFWPQSADVSDEDLVRSAIEQFYNKDGQPPKELLVPAALADAELIEQWLSDKRGSGVKVLAPERGTKHQLVLLAEENAAAAVADHLRDEALDLQAVEDLKRLLHLDKAPRRIEGFDISNTMGQQSVASMVVWEDGQMKKADYRRFKIQTVTGANDFASMQEVVARRYGTSEDLARPDLILIDGGLGQLAAAMEGLKQAGHHDQAIMGLAKARGEKDERIFLPGRKNPILLRPNAPATHLVQRIRDEAHRFALGYHRKLRGKALIASKLDHIIGIGEIRRTTLLKQFGSVDALAAASDSALAEAGLDATTIAALRNTLT
- a CDS encoding outer membrane protein transport protein, with the protein product MNSVSNCLGYRMRYGIALLCLCAMCFSSPRTALAQALRFQPQGAAAVGQGNAFAAQADDASAIHYNPAGLTQVEGIQAIGGTALLGGSVKYKNISGADIRGDMGGSAVFPPPSHAYFSANLGALGLASLSRMTVGLGLTSPFGLNTRYPVDGPFNTAATVATLPLIDIKPTVAYKVTDDLSIGLGADIYTFANFLGEGQVEQRQVGAGLYGIPAGASVELNGKGTGVGMNASLLYAPIKNHEGKPLASIGLVYRSQAVLPLHGALLVNGAKVAEASTSLALPPIYTAAVAVWPVRTSEREWKLELDVDYVVWKSNQNLDVRLSNGVTVPQPQQWKTVQVVAVGTEYTWLNPAWLRHWNISARAGYTRTENPVPDLTFNPATISLSSNTLSLGAGFLCRKGGRFLGIVPCGGESAVWPKAMGFDVAYQEWFYEPHTVAGNQNPTVNGTYHAFVHLGTVSVKFLF
- a CDS encoding LuxR family transcriptional regulator; this translates as MAYARNKRPFPGELFARLSKSECEGFIELLHYTAESDNVDDVKSVLVRFQHLFPFTRVIGGLARLGPTGTFEGFTNVLNASYPEEWLRLYWQKGYFDVDPVFQTALQKPGTQHWAKTYNTGASEKQQEFIAAAKEFGLGDGITTGSIDSACGIATFCSFASAGPVDAERYLQLIEYFGYHIHLALLRTAPPHSQNLDQCVRELTLREMTILNWMKNGKTNGEIGQILGVTERTVRFHVGSIFSKLDVTSRSQAVATAIEHGLPNVV
- a CDS encoding sensor histidine kinase, yielding MNRDGHDLFVITGGRPTSPRPSRQRPGIRGLAPAHQLDESLSVSFVSMEERLSQLLEDRERMGRDLHDSVLQSLYAIGLSLETARKISPPLSPEATQASTHAIEQLNRLIHEVRGTIHRLKDGRIQNFDLAVELANLQHTYEQVGGISITLNLQPGAMDLLTMEEEQDILHIVREALSNCVRHAQATHASISLRLRGTRLRLTISDDGIGFSTAALPCRGYGLTNMEARTKKLGGMLRVQSKPGEGTRLTAELLLEPVLTPL
- a CDS encoding GNAT family N-acetyltransferase, with the translated sequence MRTLHGPELDQSYRLRHRVFAETLRWVLPSSDGKEIDLYDVWGTTIGLVRADGMVVGMARLLPSSGPFMLEHDLAALLPPGHRVRKTSDTAEITRLAVTPEIRDKGLSARIMLAVLKGVYQWAVENNVRYYYLEVEHRFLRVLRALGFPCEPLGAPVSLPPAGASSVAAVYDMMQFDEQNARRRPEFLQWMSTIQTMDGVVVTGRQALACTNQELVQAGAAGG